The Pyrus communis chromosome 8, drPyrComm1.1, whole genome shotgun sequence region tttatataatttacaatTTGAAATAGTAGGGATGAATTCTTGCTTATTCAAATTTGCATGGATAATATTTAGGCTATgagttgcattttttttttttttttgtactgtTGGAAAATATCCAAAAATCAATTGACTTATATGATAATGAAAAGTCCTGTTTCAACCACTTTTACGGGCTCATTGGAAGTGCTTTTGGCATAATTAGTGCTTATTAGTTATTATACGAGTAAAAacattttgtttgacaaaaattggAAATATTAGTTGAATATAGGAAACACTTGAAATGGGGGTTTCAACAACATAAAGAAGTTGGAATTGGTTGTATAGGAATCACTTAGAAACTCTTTTTGCTAGAAGTGTGTTTATAGAGACTTTAACGttgaatttatataaaaaaaatccaagtgcTTATTGAAAAAGTACTTGAAAGTGCTTCTTGAAGAagcatatatcatgtgtttctccaaaaagcacttctatgatccaaaaacactttttaaCTCTTATTCCAAAAGAAGCCAAAGGCTCATCATtgagggttttattttttatttttttagttgaaaGATAGGAAATTTATTAAACTTAAAAATGAATAAGTTACATTTGCATTTTCTGCTAAAATATTAAAAGGGAACTCTAGTCATTACTCATTCCAACCAAATCTCCCGCCATGCTTATTGACGTATGCTGCTACCGAATGGGCTGCACGATTGCATTGACGAGGGGTAAAGCAAAACCTCACCAACTGGAATAAGCTAGCCATCCTCCAAATATCTTGGGGATAAGTCTCAAGAGTCACATCGACCGTGATCTCATTATTTAGTATCTGAATCAATCCCTTGGAATCCGATTCCACCACCAATCTAGTACTGGCCTCCATAAGATCGCTTCCCACAACCGTCTCCAAACCTTGCCTAATcgtctccacctctgccatatTAGCAGCCCCAAACCGCCCCTCTCCTACCCTTCCCGCAAGCTTTGGGATCCCAGCAAAATCCTGAAGCACCCACCCCACCTCTCCTTCCTTACTGTCTTTTCTCCATGCCGCATCAGAATTCAATTTTAGCTCCCCAAATGAAGGTTTCTGCCATTGCCCCGCACCCTCCTCGAGCCCCACCCCTGGACACTTCCCCTCCCCAGACAACCTAGAATCCCTTTGATCCCCTCCCTCCCCCATCGTATCAATCATAGCATCCCTAAACTCCTCCACATGCCGCTGCCATAATTCCACAGCCACATGCGGTAGAATCCACACCCCCTGGAAAACCACCTCATTCCTGCATTTCCAAATACGCCAAAGCCCAAAAACCATCTGCTGCAATATCAACTCGgcatcctcctccttctccaagTGCTTCACGATTCGCTGCCAACCCTCCAAAAAATCATTGACCCTCATACCTGCCATATTAATTTGCAACgacatcccaaaccaaaatgCACGGCTAAACTCACAATCAAAGAAGAGATGAGCCTCAGTTTCATCACTCGCTCCGCAAAGTTCACACCAATTCACTACTCGGATCCGCCGACGCTCCAAATTGTGCCTCACAGCCAAAGCTTTTCTACTAGCTTTCCAAAGAAAAAACCAGAGTTTATTCGGGACTGCAAGAGTCTATATCCTTTTCCACATCCCTCCCAATGCACCTGGTGAACTTGACATCCCGCTCCCCTTCCTCCCAAACTTGCCATTTTTCATCATCTCCATCTCAACATGGTACCCGGACCTCACCAAATACAACGCATTCTTAGTATAATGCCATATTCGTTTATCCTCACACCCACTTCAACTAATCGGTATAGTTCGAATCAATTCCAAATCCTCCGGGTCCACCATAGTCGCAATCTCCTCCATTTTCCACCCATGCCTATCTGCCGTCATCAACTCACACACCTTTAAATTGGGAGCCCCCTGTGAGATCCTACATCGTCCAGGGAGTAGATCctttatgccttatatgtacatgctcccctcccgatagcacgaggctttttgggagctcactgactttcAGTTCCGAAGTAAagcgagttcacgcgagagcaatcccacgataggtgacccactaggaagttctcgtgtgagttcccagaaacaaaaccgtgagggcatggtggggcccaaagcgaacaacaTCGTGCTACAGtcgagtcgagcccgggatgtgacaatttggtatcagagccaatccctggctggaagtgtgccgacgaggacgtcgggcctctaaggggagtggattgtgagatcccacatcgcccaagggagagGATCATCTGTGCCTTATCTGTACATGCTCCCCTCCCTATAgtacgaggctttttgggagctcactggtttcgagttccgtaggaactccgaagttaagcgagttcgcatgagagcaatcccactatgggtgacccactgggaagttctcatgtgagttcccaaaaacaaaaccgtaagggcgtggtcagggcccaaagcggacaatatcgtactacggtggagttgagcccaggatgtggtggggctTGGGCTAGGATGTGACAACCCCGTTCCTCAACTGCGGTTTAAATGAATGAGGCTTAAGAAGCCATGGATTAGCCACCCTGACCATGTCCCCGTTCCCCACCCTCCACCAGAATCCCCGttgagcccaggatgtggtggggcttgggccgagatgtgacagcCCCGTTCCTCAACACCGGTTTAAATGAATGAGGCTTAAGAAGCCATGGATTAGCCACCCTGACCATGTCCCCGTTCCCCACCCTCCACCAGAATCCACGGTGTAGAATTTGCCTCCTCAAGAAAATACTTTTCCACCCCCACGAcgatttattttgtttctcgCCTCCAGGAAGTATGAGTTTGGAAAATATTTATCCCGAAGCACCATGCTAAGCATCAAGTCCTATTTCTGTAGCACTCTCCAACTGATTTTAGCCAACATAGCCAAATTAAACCCAATCCTCCAAGTTTGATAGcagatgtcaaatttattaaatgattttttaatagattaatataatatataataaatgttgtgttttttatgtatttgattGGTTGCTTCAATTATTGGACACCACAAAAAGataactttttttattaaacaacaTTACTATTTGACATATCGGATGaagcaaaatattgtacaaaatgtcaaattacCACATAAGCtattaaatatcattttgatgtttaaaatttgacaactCATTTGGAGATACTCTTAAGTGCTTGATTTAAGGGCTTGAATTACGTCCTCAAGCTGCAGGGACTCCTTTTCAAATATTATAGTTGTTCGAAAGTGCTTGAAAGACGAGGGTAGAGACTTTAACAAGATGATAGCTATATCATCGTCTTTGTAAGTTTCTTTGaccttttgaaaatttgctaAGCAATTATGGAACTTGCATACATAATCTTCAATATCACCTCCTTCTTCCAGA contains the following coding sequences:
- the LOC137743212 gene encoding uncharacterized protein, with product MAGMRVNDFLEGWQRIVKHLEKEEDAELILQQMVFGLWRIWKCRNEVVFQGVWILPHVAVELWQRHVEEFRDAMIDTMGEGGDQRDSRLSGEGKCPGVGLEEGAGQWQKPSFGELKLNSDAAWRKDSKEGEVGWVLQDFAGIPKLAGRVGEGRFGAANMAEVETIRQGLETVVGSDLMEASTRLVVESDSKGLIQILNNEITVDVTLETYPQDIWRMASLFQLVRFCFTPRQCNRAAHSVAAYVNKHGGRFGWNE